One region of Eupeodes corollae chromosome 1, idEupCoro1.1, whole genome shotgun sequence genomic DNA includes:
- the LOC129940113 gene encoding 28S ribosomal protein S5, mitochondrial yields the protein MAARILSTSAQLLKSFQNLNIACKTTANVIQQKELTVSLLQSALPTVCATRSTSFFNKLPAEDLWRGVVSVSNAGKKRGRGRGAGRKLVKDLNRGQIIGVGSTNIQWPGLNSPIIRGKELVKQQRLPDDPEREKKLIKLRDSMSGFRAMKLSPIDRGWSGTKLPGRSIGPPDPVGEDNFEGFDTIVLENKIVFIMKGNMGRTRRYSVLSVTGNGNGLAGFSLAKGTEVRAALRKSKNRAGQKLMNIKRCDNHTVFHDFFCQFGKTKIFVSKKPEGYGLVCHRAIQAICKVIGIKDLHAKVEGSTNLQHIVKAFFIGLLQQKTHEQIAEEKGLHLVEFRKELGGLPRVVASPNNCRKKEDIEINEVMDFKQYALNDKIVLKRKKFPPFFANTRGYELYLKKREYLRNQDSVRIDLMAHYGELRSFLTDKYPECRPKKFQREKEE from the exons ATGGCAGCACGAATATTATCGACTTCGGCTCAATTATTAAAATCCTTTCAAAATCTAAATATCGCTTGTAAAACAACTGCAAATGTAATTCAACAAAAAGAACTCACCGTCAGCCTCCTGCAGAGTGCATTGCCAACAGTCTGTGCCACCCGAAGCACAAGTTTCTTCAACAAAC TTCCCGCTGAGGATCTTTGGCGCGGTGTTGTTTCTGTGAGTAATGCAGGTAAGAAGCGAGGTCGTGGTCGAGGTGCTGGCCGAAAGCTAGTCAAGGACTTGAATCGAGGACAGATAATCGGAGTGGGAAGCACCAATATCCAATGGCCAGGTCTGAATTCACCCATCATTCGAGGCAAAGAATTGGTCAAGCAACAGCGACTGCCCGACGATCCGGAGAGGGAGAAGAAACTCATCAAACTTCGCGATTCAATGAGCGGCTTCCGAGCCATGAAGCTGAGTCCCATCGACAGGGGTTGGTCGGGCACAAAGTTGCCCGGACGAAGCATTGGTCCACCAGATCCAGTGGGCGAAGATAACTTTGAGGGATTCGATACCATCGTTCTGGAGAACAAAATTGTCTTCATCATGAAGGGCAACATGGGACGTACGAGGAGGTACTCGGTTCTATCAGTTACCGGCAACGGCAATGGTTTAGCTGGCTTCTCCCTAGCGAAGGGTACCGAAGTCCGCGCTGCTCTCAGGAAGTCAAAGAACCGTGCTGGACAGAAGCTAATGAATATCAAACGATGCGACAATCACACCGTCTTCCACGATTTCTTCTGCCAATTTGGCAAAACCAAGATATTTGTCTCGAAGAAACCCGAGGGATACGGTTTGGTGTGCCATCGAGCCATTCAGGCTATTTGCAAAGTCATTGGCATCAAGGATCTGCACGCCAAGGTTGAAGGCTCAACCAATCTGCAACACATTGTCAAGGCGTTCTTCATTGGACTGCTGCAGCAAAAGACCCACGAACAGATTGCCGAGGAGAAGGGATTGCATTTGGTGGAGTTCCGCAAGGAACTAGGCGGCCTTCCACGAGTGGTGGCCAGCCCAAATAACTGCCGCAAAAAGGAAGACATTGAAATCAACGAAGTAATGGACTTCAAGCAGTACGCCTTGAATGACAAGATTGTGCTGAAGCGAAAGAAGTTTCCACCATTCTTTGCGAACACCCGTGGCTACGAGTTGTATCTAAAGAAGAGGGAATACCTGAGGAACCAGGATAGTGTGAGAATTGACTTGATGGCGCATTATGGAGAATTGAGGAGCTTCCTCACCGACAAATACCCAGAATGTCGGCCCAAGAAGTTCCAACGCGAGAAAGAGGAgtga